A stretch of DNA from Vibrio palustris:
GCGACTTTGCTTGTAATGGTTCATTTAATATTGCTCAGCTGTGCCAAGCTAATATCGACCAAGCACTGCATAAGGCCAGTCAGCTACCTGCAGGAAAAGAGCGTCAAGCCGCTATTATGGCAGCAGAACGTCTTATTCTTAAAAGCGATGCCGCGATCCCAATGTTGCATGAACGAGTTATCCAAGGTGAATCTTTACAGGTAAAAGGGGCGCTGCGCGATCCTCGTGAACGCGTATTAATTGATAGCGCGACTCATCTTGTCGATGACAACATTACAACGCCTTAACTTCTTAGAGATAATCTGATTTTATGACGAGCTTTACCGCGTTCCGTTCTTTACGTTTTATAACGTTACTCTCTAGCCTTTCACGCCTGCTAACACTAGCAGGCGTTGTGGTTGTCGTCGCTCTGCTTCCTTGGCTGTCCGGCCACGATCCTGCTCTTGCATTATTGCGGGCTCGCTCTGCTGAGCAAAACCCGAGCCCTGAGGCACTGCAAGCGATCCGCGATGCACTGGGTCTAGACCAAGGTCCTATGCACCTTATGATGAGTTGGCTACAAGGCCTCCTACATGGTGATGCCGGCGTATCTTGGGTATCAGGAAGGCCTATTATGGATGGTATGCTCAATGCAGCGAGTGTGTCATTGAGTTTAATGGGCTTTGCGCTCACGGCAGCACTAGTCATTGCTTTAGTAATAGCCGCTCCTACTATCAAACGGGGTTTACAAGGTGATGCGTATCGTAGTCATGGTATTATCGCCGTTATTTTCACCGCGTTACCTGAATTTCTGTTGGCTTCCTTATTACTTCTGATCGGTGCTATTTGGTTGCAGTGGTTTCCACCATTTGGCTGGAAAAGTGTCCACTATGCGGTGCTGCCTGCGCTCTCTCTTGCGATACCCGCGGGCGGATATTTAGGTCGATTACTTTCTGACACCATCGCTCACGTTTTTACTGAACCTTGGATTGCCACTTGGAGTGTTGCCGGTATCAGTCGCTGGCACATCACTATTGCTGTATTAAAGCGTGCGATTGCCACCGTATTACCCTTGATGGGACTGGTGTTAGTGTCATTAACGGGCGCGGCAATTGCGGTCGAGAAAGTGTTTGCTATTCCTGGCTTAGGCCGTGCCACTTTGGGGGCCGCGATTGCTAAAGACATGCCAACACTGCAATTGGGCATACTGTTTATTCTTACCATCGCGTTTATCACTGGTATTAGCGTTAACCTTTTGCGCTACCTGCTTTTGGGTCGTGCGCTGCGCTTAGGGGCTTTACCACCGGCGAAAGAGCACACCACAACACCATCAGGCAAAGCCCGCTCTCTCCCGTGGATTTGTTTACTGCTGCTCAGTCTTGTTATTGCGGTAGGAATATTTAGAGATCCCTTTATGATCCAATACGCTCGATTAGCTGAGCCATCATGGCAACTGCCGTTTGGCGCTGATGCAATGGGAAGAGATATTCTCGCGCGCGTTGCCCATGGCAGTTTTTATACCTGCTTAGTCGCATTAACCATTGCTGTACTGTGTTTAGTCATTGGCTTCATCATCGGGCAATTTCCGCGCCTTATGGCCGGTCCCATTGAAATGGCCAATGCGCTACCGCCGGTTATTACAGGGCTATTGATTGTCGCCGTCTCTGGGCCGGGAATGATTGGCGCAAGTATTGCCGTCTTATTAGTCAGCTGGGCACCGTTAGCGGCGCACGCAGCGGCGCTGACAGAAGAAGTCAAAGCGCGATCTTATATACAAATGTTACCACTTATCGGGGTAGGCACAATAAGACGCCAACTGTGTTATGTGTTACCGGCGATTTTTAAACCCTTGCTACGCCATGCCATGCTGCGTGTCCCTGGGATGGCATTAGCTTTAGCCTCACTCGGCTTTCTTGGTTTAGGAGCCATGCCACCAAGCCCAGAATGGGGGCGCATTTTAGCTGAGGGCATGCCTTATGTGGAACGCAGTTATTGGGTGGTACTGGCTCCGGCATTGTCATTAATCACTTTGTCGGTTTTCGCGGTCAGTGCCGCAAGTATTTGGGGGCAGCCGCGTCGCCGCTAGTAGTATGCCGCTTGGCGCAACCTATCATTCGGCCGTATTCTTAAGCACAGAAGACGGCCGACTCTAGTATCGTGAAGTATGCTGGATATGAATCACGATTAAGGCGCAGTCGTGATGACAACAATCAGGTGCTACACAGCAAGGAAATCGGTATGGCACTTTACTGATTCTCATCGGATGAAGTGACTAACCAACGGAACAATGAAAACTGACTCGGTAAGTAAAAAAGATATTCTGGGTGCCATTGCACGCCAAAAATAGCCTTATCATCGGTACTTTCAATGGCTTGAACAAAGCTATCAAGATCGCGACCAACAATACGCAAACCATTCCCCACCTCTTTAATCGCTTGATGATGTAAGCTATTAACACGTAACTTAGGTTTACCACATACCGTAAATAACGTAGAGCTTCTATCTATGAACATTTGTTTGGTGGGCAATAATCCTGGACGATTATAGGTAAGATTACGTAACTTGGAGATGTCTTCATATAAGTTTCCGCCGCGAACCACATTCACAAGCTGCGATCCTCGGCATATCCCTAACACCGGAATATTGTGGTTTAATGCCCACTCTATCCACTGGATTTCGAGCTGATCTCGCTCCGGATCGAATTTATCTCTTTCCCCAAACGTTTCGCCATAATGTTCCGGATCAATATCATCGCCGCCGCCGATGATTAAGCCATCAAAACGGTTCCCAGACCACGGATGTTGAGTGCTAATCCGCTCAGGATGTGCACCGGCTAATTTCAATGCAAACCGAGTGCACCACCACGACGGAGACCAACGCCGATGACTTCCCGTTACCCCTATTCTTGGCTTTTTATCCATAGATTTATTTCCCTAATCCACTCACTTCGTTTGACGCCAATGACAGGCAAAGACATCTCTTTAAAACGACGAGATAAAAACGCCAATGCATCTGGATCGGCAGCCAAGACTTCGACCTTATGCCAAATATTCCATGAAGAGGCAAAGCTCCATCCGGTGTGTTCAATTAAGCAGTTAGGCAAGCGATAATGAAACGTTGGTCTGGCATTGACCTTACTATCCGTGATTACTTTTTTAACTTTATCTTCATTCACATACGCAAACAGCGGCAGCATATCTAAAGCCCGATTGCGGCTTGGGTTGTGCGCGAGGTAATCATCAATCAACTCATCCAAATCTTCATAGTTTTTGGCGAGAAGGCGCTCCACATAATCTTCTGAGTAAAGCTTGATATATGGGCTCATTTTACGCGCAAAATTGACTTCATGAGACTCATTAAGCCACCATTGGAGCAACCCAAAAGCACGTAAATACGCTTGGAACGTCGCCACATCTAGCGATGGAATTTCAGGGTTGATATGAACACCAAACGCCGCCACGACTGAATCATCGGTGCCTCTTGCCCCCGCTTCTCGCAGCGCGATAATGATCTCATCAAGCTTATCTAATTTATCTAATGGGAAGGGCGGGAATACGATTTCGAGAGGCACCACAGACAATGCCATCTGATGTAAGAACTCAACACGTTTGTGCCGATGGTCGTTCATTTTCGCTTCTAAAGCGGCATTTTTGAGAAACTCCCAATCGAGCTCTACTTTAAATTTACCATACTCTGAAGTGTGCAACTCATACTCAACTTCAGATTTTTGCTTGAGTTCGCCGCCAAATACATTGGACAAAATACTGGTGACATGGGTGAGTGTGAGTCCTGTAAATTCGATTTCAAATCCAACGTTGCGAACGTCATCAGTATCCGTCGTTTTTATAGGAGGAACGTTAAAAGCCATATTGCCTCCGATCTCTAAGAATGAACAGAATCGAAAAGTTTCTTCTTATTCCTATTGGTATCATAAACACCGATGAGAAATAAACAACAAACCCTATAACAATCGATTTGTTGTTTATTTATTGTCAAATTAGGCCACTCACCACCGTTTAGCGTACTTCACACTTTAACCCATCAAGGTCACGGCTTCAGTATGTGTCAATAATGAGCTCATCTATACCGACGAGAGCGGATGAATACTTCGAAATCCATCCGACCCAACAAACACCTCACAATTGACCCCATAACTTTTGGCAATTTGCTCGGACGTCAGCACCTCGTGGGTGTCTCCTGCGGCCGCAATATCGCCCGACTCTAAAATCATGGTTTGATCGGCAAAGCGATGCGCCAAATTTAAATCATGCAATACCATAATCGTATAAATATCATGCTCTTTGGTATAATCACGCACGACCTGTAGCAACTGTAGTTGATTCGATAAATCTAACGCAGATGTCGGCTCGTCTAACAATAATAGTTTAGGTTTATGAATTAAGGCTAATGCCAATGCTACCATTTGACGTTGTCCGCCTGACATTTCACTCAACATACGATCACTCAAATGCGCTAGGCCCAGCCTATCCAGCATTTCTTGAGCTAATACCAGACTTTCTGGCGAAGCACGAAAACTCATATTTTGGCTATTTTGCGCCAATAGAAGCAATTCAAACACACACAAGCGAACACTAGTAGAAGAAAAATCTTGTGCGACATAGCCAATGATTTGACTACGATCTTTGGCCGTCATGTCATTAATGGTCAAGCTATCCACTTTCGTCATGCCGGTTGATTTAACCAAGCCCGCTAATCCTTTCACCAGCGTCGATTTTCCTGCCCCGTTACGCCCTAATAGCGCCAGAGATTGACCTGCATCTAAATCAAAACTTACAGGTTTTAAAATCTCATTGCGACCAATCGTGACGGCTAATTGATTGACACTGAGCATTATCGTCTCCCCATGCTACGTCCGAAGACTAACCAAACGAAAAATGGCACTCCCAATAGCGATGTCACCATCCCAATAGGTAAAATCACGCCGGGAATCAGAAGTTTACTGATGATCGATGATACCGTCATAATTAATGCGCCAATAATCATCGTCATTAGCTGGGTGAAACGCTGATCTTCGCCGACGAGCATGCGCGCCACATGAGGCGCCACCAAGCCAATAAACCCAACCACACCAATGGTGGCGGTAATCGCACTCGCCAATAGCGCGGCAAAGACTAATAGCAACATACGTAAGCGAGCCACTGAAATACCAAGCACTTGTGCTTGCTCACCAAAACCGCGTAGTGCCGAAATTTGCCACGATAAAAACAGCAATATAGGCACAATGATAACCGTTATCGTGGTATTAATGCCCACTTGGGTCCATGTGCTCTTTTGCAGAGAACCCATCAGCCAGAATACAAGAGACTGCAGTTGGTCTACATCGGCCACATATTGCGCAAGCCCAAGTAACGCTGAAAACACGAAATGCACCGCTATACCAAGCATGACAATCATCTCGACCGACAAGCCTTTACGCGCAGAGAAAATCCCAATAAATAATACGGTCGCCAATGAAAACACAAACGCATTAGCGGTCAATAAATAGTCAACCGGAAGAAAGCTAAATAACGTCGTTTGAAAGACAATGACCAGCGCGGCACCAAACCCCGCGGCCGAAGAAATTCCCAAGGTAAATGGTTCTGCTAATGGGTTATCTAGCACGGTTTGCATTAATAACCCTGCCAATGCCAAACCAATACCGGAAATGACCGCGGTAATAGTCACTGGCATACGCAAATCCCACATGACGACCTGTACCATACGTGAGACACGCTCAGGATGAACCAGTGCTTCAAACGCCTGTGACCAAGGAAGCGTTCCTGAACCTGATAATAAATCAACAGCGATGGCGATTAAGGTTAAAACAAAACAGCCCGCTAACAGCACGACTTTACGACGAACATTACTTTTATAAACGTGATAACTGGGCACGTGGCCCAGTGTTTGAGAGACATCATTCATAGGAAATCGTTATTCCTTCGCGTGTGAAAATAACGTCAAGTGGTCATCACGCTTAATATCGGTGAAACGAGTTAAGATGGTTTGATACGTTTCTGTTGGGTCGATATTTTTAAATTGCTCTGGATAGAAATCTTTCGCTAGCCCTTCAATGGCAACGATATTGTAAGGATGGTTATAGAATTGGTGGTAAACACCGTATATACGCTGGTTTTTGTACGCCGCCATTTGTTTAAAACCGGGACGTGAAAGTAAGTGAGTGAACGATGTTTGTACACTTTGTTCTTTAACATCATACCCTAGTGGTAGGGCAATAGATTTACTCTTACCACGCCACTGACTGCCAGTCATCACATACACTTGTGGATCAAGCGCGAGAACTTTTTCCATCGCGACTACGCCCGTTGGGCCTTTCAGTAGCTCAGAACCTAAATTGTGACCGCCTGCGGCTTCAACTAAATCAGCCCAACCAAAATGATTATGGGTAAAGCAGCAATCATTCGCGCCTTTTAGTCCCGCATGAGCTTCAATAAATACGTTAGTACGCTTACCGCCTTGCATAGCAACCGCCGCTTTTACGCCTTCTTTAACATGCTTTAAATGAGCTTGGTAAAAATCGTAGTAAGCTTGACCGTTCGCTTCTTTGTTCAACACCTTGCCTAATAATTTAACGCTTGCTGGAGCATTTTTAATTGGATGCTCTGCCGTATCAATAAACAGTACTGGCACATCTAATTTTTTCAGTGTACGTATGACACCACCTTGCTCAAGCGCTGGCTTTGAACGCAATTCAGCAACGAGTAAATCAGGGCGATGCGTTAATACTTCTTCTAAATTTAACTCACCACTATCCCCAAAGTTCATATCAAGAATGTCGTTGCCTTTAGGCCATTGCTTGACTAAGCGTGTCCATAGACCCACATCATTTTTTTTCAGAATATTGTTCCACGCCACCACACGTTTAAATGGTGCATCTTTATCTAATACGGCGAGCATCATCGCATCGCGACCATCTTGTAACACTAAACGTTGTGGTTCAGAGTTAATTTTAACGTGTCGTCCGGCCATGTCTGTCACTGTAAGCGGGTATGTTGTGGCGTATGAGCACACAGAAAATAAACTGCTCAATACCACAACAAGACTGACTACTAAATTTCGCATGATTAACTTCCTTAAAAACAATCTCTTAGCTACATTGCCAATATAGATGCATCCTTGCATTATAAACGCAAATTGTTCTCATTCAAGCGCTGTTGTTCTTCTCTGAAAAATAAATTAATTCTTTGAATTAAATATAAATATCATAATTAAAACAGAGTTTTATTGATTGGCCTGGTGAATTATAACCATCATTAATACATGCGGTGGAAGCGGCATTAAACCATCAATAGATTCGTTCTATTGGCGGTTCGAAATGACCCTATATAGAAAAGAAGTCGCACTCTTCGATAATGACTCAACAGTCTCATGGATCGCCTCAATAAGGATGTCGAAACATTCAGGTCACGCTAGTGACGCTTGCTCTGAAAACTATCACTTTACAAGCTTTGGCCTAATTTACGCACCAACACACCAAAATACTAAGTAACCATAGATAAAACTTATCATTTGGCACCTTCAATGCCTGCACCCAAAGAACCCATATACTTTAGCCGTTTTTTCTTGGTTTTATAAAAACAAGAAACACCAGACATAACCCAGCAAATAGTATTCGCAAGTTATGACTTTCATTAGGTTTATAAGGCCAGTAGCAATTTAATCCATATTTAAGACAAAATCGTCATAAAATCATAGCAAGAGTTAATTTAAGTTCTTATCGCCGATGTGTGACTAAATACATAATTCCGAACACTTATTACCCTCTTTTTGTGAGGTATTGTACTTTTCTAAGCGAAACAGCTACTCAGATTAATAATATGAGTCATATGATAACCACCGGAACATTACTTAATTACTCGACACACCCTATAAAAGATAATAAAAAGGAAAACCGTTCATGGCATCTTCTATAGAGATTAAAAATTTAACTAAAGAATTTGGTGATACAACCGTCCTCAACGATATCTCTTTTAACATTAAACAAAATGAATTTGTCGTATTTTTAGGGCCATCTGGCTGCGGAAAATCAACTTTGCTGCGTATGATTGCTGGTCTTGAAAGCCTCTCAGATGGGGAGATTTGGATGGATGGGCATCGACTAGATACACTCGCTCCCGGTGAACGCGGTATCTCCATGGTCTTCCAAAGCTATGCGCTCTATCCCCATATGACCGTTGAAGGCAATATGACGTTTGGCCTTAAAAATATTGGGACACCTCCAAATGAAATCGCAACGCGTATTAAAGATGCCGCCCGAATTTTAGAAATTGAACATTTACTGGATCGCAAACCTGCGGAACTGTCTGGTGGTCAAAGACAGCGGGTTGCTATCGGTCGTGCGATTGTTCGCCAACCAAGCGCTTTTCTATTTGATGAACCTCTTTCTAACTTAGATGCTGCCTTGCGTAGCCGAACTCGCATCGAGCTTGCTGATCTGCACAATCGTGTGAACGCGACCATGATTTATGTTACGCACGACCAAATTGAAGCGATGACATTAGCGGATCGCATCGTGATATTAAACCAAAGTCACATTGAACAAATCGGCTCACCGATTGAAATTTACCGCTACCCTGCAAGTAAATTTGTGGCACGCTTTGTCGGCTCACCCGCAATGAATATATTGCCGGTTGATAAACTTGATCGTAATGACCCCTTCGCTACCGTACACATTAATCAAGTAAAACCCATCACATCGACCATTGAAACCGCAAAACTTCCTGACGATTCTCAATTTGAGATGGGCATTCGAGCTGAAGATATTTATATCACAGAAGATGAAGCCAAAGCTCACGCCAGCGGCGAAGTACAGTTTATTGAGCGTTTAGGCGATCGTACATTGGTACACGTGTTACTTGAAAATAAACATACCATCATTGTCGAAACATCAAGCAAACAAGAAGTTGAAAACCAACAGCGCGTCTCGATTAATTTTGATTTCGAAAATATGCACCTTTTTGACTCGAAAGAAAAAGCCTATCAAGGAGGACATCATGATTGAAGCTCGCTCAAATAAAGAGCGCTGGAGTAACATGCTGTTTATTGCTCCTTACATGTGCATCTTTATCGGTATGATTGCGGTTCCGCTGGTTTGGGGCATTGATCTCAGCTTCAAAAAAGTCGACCTATTTAGCCCTGGTCATTATGTCGGATGGAAAAACTATGAACGGTTATTCTCAAATGACATTTTTCTCCAAACCGTCGGTAACACATTCTACTTTGTTTTACTGACTGTTCCCGCATTAATTATCGTTGGGTTGCTTTTGGCGCTCGCACTAAACCGTCAAACGCGCACAGCAAATATCTTGCGAGGCATTTTCTTTGCGTCGACGATCCTTTCAGTAACAGTCGTCACCCTCATTTGGCGTATTATTTTTATTCCTAATGATGGCTTTATGTCGATGGTATTTAAAGCCTTTGATATGACGCCTATTCCGTTTTTATCGAGCCCCGATTGGGCCTTAGGCTCAATTGCGATTGCTACGATTTGGTGGTGCCTAGGCTTACCGATGATTTTGTTTACGGCTGCACTACAGCAGATACCGAAAGAATTGTACGAAGCTGCAGAACTCGATAACGCCAGTAAATGGGCAACGTTTAGAAGTATTACGTTCCCATCGATCACTCGCACCATCGTGCTGGTATTAATCATCCAGATCATTATGCAATTCCAATTGTTCGGACAAGCATTATTGATGACAAATGGCGGTCCAAATAACGCTTCACGCTCTATTGTCATGTTTATCTACGATGCGGGCTTCCGTCGCTGGGATATTGGTATGGCTGCTGCTGCCTCTCAAGTGTTATTTATTATTATCTTGATAGCCGCACTCGCCCAATTTGCCTTCAGCCGTAAGAAAGGGTAATCACAATGGATACAGTAAAAATGTCGACAAAAACCAATATCAAGGAAGATCAAGGCAAAGGTCGCTATAAAACGTTCCGCCCTGGGAGCCAAAAAGCGCTGAACCCTTGGTTGATTCTTACCATTATCTTCTCACTTTTAATGATTGCACCCTTCTTGTGGATGGTTGGGTTAAGTCTTAAAGATAACCAAGAATTGATGCTAGGTTCTGATGCAGTTTTTCACTTCCCATACACCTTAGAAAACTATGTAAACATCTTCCATAATTCGCTAGTTTTTCAATGGTTTATAAACAGCGTCATCGTGTCTCTATTTATGACACTTGGTGTACTTACTCTGTCATCACTGGCAGGCTATGCCTTTGCCCGTTTAGACTTTCCTCTGAAGAACGTCATTTTTGTCGTCGTTCTTATGGGGTTAGCCGTGCCAGAACAAGCGGTCATTATTGCTCGTCACCAAATATTCAGCCTTTTGCATCTACACAATACCTATGCTGGGCTTATTTTACCTGGGCTCTCTGCTCCGTTTGGAGTCTTTTTGATGACGCAATTTTTTAAAGCCATTCCCAAAGAAATTGATGAAGCGGCGATCATGGATAATGCCTCTAAATTCAAAATATTCTTTAAAGTGTTATTACCGTTAACGATACCAGCACAAGCGACGCTTGCGATATTAACGTTTTTAACATCATGGAACGATTACTTCTGGCCAATGATTTCGGCGACGGATAAATCGATGTATACCATCACTGTCGGGATTGCCTCTTCGCAAACTAACTTTGCGCAAACAGAAGGATTGGGATACTTAAGCTCTCAAGCCATCTTCTCGGCAATTCCAATTATCTTAGTTTACATCTTCTTCCAACGTCATATCGTAACCGCGGTTGCGGGCGGCGCAGTTAAACAATAAGGACATCTTTCTCACCCTACAAAGAGAAAGTTATTTTAATCAATAACATCAAAGAAACAGAAGGTTTATATAATGAAAACTAGAGTGAAAACATTAACGCTCGCCTTAAGCTGTCTGATGACCGCGGGAGCAGTACAAGCAAAAACAGAAATACAATTACAACGCTTCTTTGGTGCGTGTAACGCTGAGTACGGAAACTCAACCGACGTTGCTGACGCTTCGGGTGAATGTGGCATTATGACCACGCTACTGAATAAATTTCAAAAAGAAAACCCTGATATTGATTTGAAAGTATCGACTGTGGCATGGCCGGGCTACGACCAATTAACCGCACAAATGGCCGCTCGTACGCCACCAGATATTGTCACTATGCATGACTCAGT
This window harbors:
- a CDS encoding carbohydrate ABC transporter permease, which produces MDTVKMSTKTNIKEDQGKGRYKTFRPGSQKALNPWLILTIIFSLLMIAPFLWMVGLSLKDNQELMLGSDAVFHFPYTLENYVNIFHNSLVFQWFINSVIVSLFMTLGVLTLSSLAGYAFARLDFPLKNVIFVVVLMGLAVPEQAVIIARHQIFSLLHLHNTYAGLILPGLSAPFGVFLMTQFFKAIPKEIDEAAIMDNASKFKIFFKVLLPLTIPAQATLAILTFLTSWNDYFWPMISATDKSMYTITVGIASSQTNFAQTEGLGYLSSQAIFSAIPIILVYIFFQRHIVTAVAGGAVKQ
- a CDS encoding ABC transporter ATP-binding protein: MASSIEIKNLTKEFGDTTVLNDISFNIKQNEFVVFLGPSGCGKSTLLRMIAGLESLSDGEIWMDGHRLDTLAPGERGISMVFQSYALYPHMTVEGNMTFGLKNIGTPPNEIATRIKDAARILEIEHLLDRKPAELSGGQRQRVAIGRAIVRQPSAFLFDEPLSNLDAALRSRTRIELADLHNRVNATMIYVTHDQIEAMTLADRIVILNQSHIEQIGSPIEIYRYPASKFVARFVGSPAMNILPVDKLDRNDPFATVHINQVKPITSTIETAKLPDDSQFEMGIRAEDIYITEDEAKAHASGEVQFIERLGDRTLVHVLLENKHTIIVETSSKQEVENQQRVSINFDFENMHLFDSKEKAYQGGHHD
- a CDS encoding ABC transporter substrate-binding protein; translated protein: MRNLVVSLVVVLSSLFSVCSYATTYPLTVTDMAGRHVKINSEPQRLVLQDGRDAMMLAVLDKDAPFKRVVAWNNILKKNDVGLWTRLVKQWPKGNDILDMNFGDSGELNLEEVLTHRPDLLVAELRSKPALEQGGVIRTLKKLDVPVLFIDTAEHPIKNAPASVKLLGKVLNKEANGQAYYDFYQAHLKHVKEGVKAAVAMQGGKRTNVFIEAHAGLKGANDCCFTHNHFGWADLVEAAGGHNLGSELLKGPTGVVAMEKVLALDPQVYVMTGSQWRGKSKSIALPLGYDVKEQSVQTSFTHLLSRPGFKQMAAYKNQRIYGVYHQFYNHPYNIVAIEGLAKDFYPEQFKNIDPTETYQTILTRFTDIKRDDHLTLFSHAKE
- a CDS encoding gamma-glutamyl-gamma-aminobutyrate hydrolase family protein, whose translation is MDKKPRIGVTGSHRRWSPSWWCTRFALKLAGAHPERISTQHPWSGNRFDGLIIGGGDDIDPEHYGETFGERDKFDPERDQLEIQWIEWALNHNIPVLGICRGSQLVNVVRGGNLYEDISKLRNLTYNRPGLLPTKQMFIDRSSTLFTVCGKPKLRVNSLHHQAIKEVGNGLRIVGRDLDSFVQAIESTDDKAIFGVQWHPEYLFYLPSQFSLFRWLVTSSDENQ
- a CDS encoding FecCD family ABC transporter permease: MNDVSQTLGHVPSYHVYKSNVRRKVVLLAGCFVLTLIAIAVDLLSGSGTLPWSQAFEALVHPERVSRMVQVVMWDLRMPVTITAVISGIGLALAGLLMQTVLDNPLAEPFTLGISSAAGFGAALVIVFQTTLFSFLPVDYLLTANAFVFSLATVLFIGIFSARKGLSVEMIVMLGIAVHFVFSALLGLAQYVADVDQLQSLVFWLMGSLQKSTWTQVGINTTITVIIVPILLFLSWQISALRGFGEQAQVLGISVARLRMLLLVFAALLASAITATIGVVGFIGLVAPHVARMLVGEDQRFTQLMTMIIGALIMTVSSIISKLLIPGVILPIGMVTSLLGVPFFVWLVFGRSMGRR
- a CDS encoding ABC transporter ATP-binding protein, whose protein sequence is MLSVNQLAVTIGRNEILKPVSFDLDAGQSLALLGRNGAGKSTLVKGLAGLVKSTGMTKVDSLTINDMTAKDRSQIIGYVAQDFSSTSVRLCVFELLLLAQNSQNMSFRASPESLVLAQEMLDRLGLAHLSDRMLSEMSGGQRQMVALALALIHKPKLLLLDEPTSALDLSNQLQLLQVVRDYTKEHDIYTIMVLHDLNLAHRFADQTMILESGDIAAAGDTHEVLTSEQIAKSYGVNCEVFVGSDGFRSIHPLSSV
- a CDS encoding carbohydrate ABC transporter permease, producing the protein MIEARSNKERWSNMLFIAPYMCIFIGMIAVPLVWGIDLSFKKVDLFSPGHYVGWKNYERLFSNDIFLQTVGNTFYFVLLTVPALIIVGLLLALALNRQTRTANILRGIFFASTILSVTVVTLIWRIIFIPNDGFMSMVFKAFDMTPIPFLSSPDWALGSIAIATIWWCLGLPMILFTAALQQIPKELYEAAELDNASKWATFRSITFPSITRTIVLVLIIQIIMQFQLFGQALLMTNGGPNNASRSIVMFIYDAGFRRWDIGMAAAASQVLFIIILIAALAQFAFSRKKG
- a CDS encoding amidoligase family protein; this encodes MAFNVPPIKTTDTDDVRNVGFEIEFTGLTLTHVTSILSNVFGGELKQKSEVEYELHTSEYGKFKVELDWEFLKNAALEAKMNDHRHKRVEFLHQMALSVVPLEIVFPPFPLDKLDKLDEIIIALREAGARGTDDSVVAAFGVHINPEIPSLDVATFQAYLRAFGLLQWWLNESHEVNFARKMSPYIKLYSEDYVERLLAKNYEDLDELIDDYLAHNPSRNRALDMLPLFAYVNEDKVKKVITDSKVNARPTFHYRLPNCLIEHTGWSFASSWNIWHKVEVLAADPDALAFLSRRFKEMSLPVIGVKRSEWIREINLWIKSQE
- a CDS encoding ABC transporter permease subunit → MTSFTAFRSLRFITLLSSLSRLLTLAGVVVVVALLPWLSGHDPALALLRARSAEQNPSPEALQAIRDALGLDQGPMHLMMSWLQGLLHGDAGVSWVSGRPIMDGMLNAASVSLSLMGFALTAALVIALVIAAPTIKRGLQGDAYRSHGIIAVIFTALPEFLLASLLLLIGAIWLQWFPPFGWKSVHYAVLPALSLAIPAGGYLGRLLSDTIAHVFTEPWIATWSVAGISRWHITIAVLKRAIATVLPLMGLVLVSLTGAAIAVEKVFAIPGLGRATLGAAIAKDMPTLQLGILFILTIAFITGISVNLLRYLLLGRALRLGALPPAKEHTTTPSGKARSLPWICLLLLSLVIAVGIFRDPFMIQYARLAEPSWQLPFGADAMGRDILARVAHGSFYTCLVALTIAVLCLVIGFIIGQFPRLMAGPIEMANALPPVITGLLIVAVSGPGMIGASIAVLLVSWAPLAAHAAALTEEVKARSYIQMLPLIGVGTIRRQLCYVLPAIFKPLLRHAMLRVPGMALALASLGFLGLGAMPPSPEWGRILAEGMPYVERSYWVVLAPALSLITLSVFAVSAASIWGQPRRR